A stretch of the Alosa alosa isolate M-15738 ecotype Scorff River chromosome 16, AALO_Geno_1.1, whole genome shotgun sequence genome encodes the following:
- the dync2i1 gene encoding cytoplasmic dynein 2 intermediate chain 1 isoform X2, protein MRRSEDERRHRSGVSVDRRHRDRDREERRDGERLKEREQKERTKHRELERDKDLDRRREDSREKMDERNERERERRKDREKDRGLDTDRYRDGERGSKDRRYDRAEKENREKERERERYKETMSEREKEKERDRRRAEKERDRRSDRDRKKDEDRDIARDVAKMRLQDGEMETERDRRERHRSRGYMKETEHHREGKDKNRERDRKEWHGDREQSGYREGREHRREKEEEERRRRDRDLRVRGGGEMRDSERERRHREQKGSEGRIHGDRDRDQERERKERDRHREKRHGEESDQTKREIQNTASSHKHRDHRGDKEVENEEKTSGEDYEEVDYEEDFEDYEEDFEDVDEDEHGSEEEKEEADKDLSPERREEIRAIQRAMDEENERVGSSQSRPTTQESLPPSTDTQTRQSRPQRGVIDFVSAKRREVNQKVSSRQKKRSAELLRMIDLDFSVTFSLLDLPPVNEYDMYIKSFGTTNTRQAYVQCNEDNTDREVQTEETDMSDKWTQHPAEFSVSCGGPDHSQNAVGDTALRTNFDSRRLVSFLRSATQVMSVLLEEDRAEKHALTRLKSQSDSLSFSDGCLQLNTRLPFLHGRQVSHLHFSDAQRQTLLSVHAPSSMSSAIRLDSQSIICLWNIWEPSRPQKILVYESEVCCCCLSPGKAMLVFAGTSVGSVVLWDLREPSSSHYSLTIGESDWTLRYPTFSTDAVLSGSGHLSAVQSVEPVSVPVSEGLRPELPLLANQEESLGLSFQLASLDEKGVLNLWVVVELPKSSDAGSQTDLGLRPGGKVKLLHSSSLQTCDSGSSPHDLGHPGPLQALLLKFLPSDSSHYFIGTNMGVVNHGTRHGLKAPPKFYCPLVAGFRPVQVSSLEFCPSGQPHFLVGCDDGSVRLHSVQSEQPLLEWTGSTAGEEVVSVQWALTRPAVFCVLDAASCLHIWDLVEDDQRPVLTERIDVDRVTTMAVFGDPAKQNTYSGIALAKHSGRIEIHYLRKRFTVPTPADSEKLDSLIQDAF, encoded by the exons ATGCGACGCAGTGAGGATGAAAGGAGACACAGGAGTGGAGTATCTGTGGACCGTCGACATCGAGACCGTGAtcgggaagagagaagagatggagagagactgaaggagagagaacaaaaagagCGAACAAAGCATAGAGAGCTGGAGAGGGACAAGGATCTggacagaagaagagaggacTCCAGAGAGAAGATGGATGAGAGAAATGAACGAGAAAGAGAACGAcgaaaggacagagagaaagacagagggctAGACACTGACAGgtacagagatggagagagaggaagtaaaGATAGAAGATATGACAGAGCAGAGAAGGAGAATAGAGAAAAAGAACGGGAGCGAGAGAGATATAAGGAAACAATgtcagagagggaaaaagagaaggagagggaccgaagaagagcagagaaagagagggatcgaaggagtgacagagacagaaagaaagatgagGATAGAGACATTGCAAGAGATGTTGCTAAAATGAGATTacaggatggagagatggaaacagagcgagataggagagagagacacaggtcTAGGGGCTACATGAAAGAGACTGAGCAccacagagagggaaaggacaaaaacagagaaagagacagaaaagaatGGCATGGCGACAGAGAACAATCTGGATACAGAGAAGGCCGGG aacacagaagagagaaagaggaggaagagagaagaagacgcGACCGAGACCTGCGTGTAAGG GGTGGAGGTGAGATGCGAGATTCAGAACGGGAGCGACGCCACCGCGAACAGAAGGGTTCTGAGGGTCGTATCCATGGTGACAGGGATCGAGaccaggaaagagagaggaaggaacgAGACCGGCATCGGGAGAAGAGACACGGGGAAGAATCGGATCAGACGAAGAGGGAAATCCAAAACACAGCATCTAGTCATAAGCACCGAGACCACAGAGGAGATAAAGAG gttgaaaatgaagaaaaaacatCGGGTGAGGACTATGAGGAGGTGGATTATGAGGAGGATTTTGAG GACTATGAGGAGGATTTTGAGGATGTTGATGAAGATGAGCATGGTTCTgaagaggaaaaagaagaggCCGATAAAGACCTTagcccagagaggagagaggagatccGAGCCATCCAGAGGGCCATGGAtgaggagaatgagagagtgggaTCCTCACAGTCACGGCCCACGACGCAGGAGAGCTTGCCGCCCagtacag ACACTCAGACAAGACAAAGTCGTCCACAAAGAGGAGTCATAGATTTTGTTTCTGCAAAGCGTCGTGAGGTCAACCAGAAGGTGTCTAGCAGACAGAA GAAGCGCAGTGCTGAGCTGCTTCGGATGATTGATCTGGACTTTTCCGTTACCTTCTCCCTTCTTGACCTGCCGCCTGTCAACGAGTATGACATGTACATCAAAAGCTTTGGGACCACAAACACCAgacag GCTTATGTCCAGTGCAATGAagacaacacagacagagaggtgcAAACTGAAGAGACTGACATGAGTGACAAGTGGACGCAGCATCCAGCTGAATTCAGCGTATCATGTGGAG GACCGGACCATTCCCAGAATGCTGTGGGTGACACCGCCCTCAGGACAAATTTTGACTCCCGGCGCCTAGTGTCCTTCCTGCGCTCTGCAACACAG GTGATGTCTGTGCTTCTGGAGGAGGACCGGGCCGAGAAACACGCGCTGACCAGGCTCAAGTCCCAGTCTGACTCGCTGTCCTTCAGCGACGGCTGCCTGCAGCTTAACACCAGGCTGCCCTTCTTGCACG GTCGACAGGTCAGCCACCTCCACTTCTCTGATGCCCAGCGGCAGACCCTTCTCTCCGTCCATGCCCCATCCAGCATGTCCAGTGCCATACGCTTGGACTCCCAGAGCATCATCTGCTTGTGGAACATCTGGGAGCCTTCCAGGCCTCAGAAGATCCTGGTCTACGAGTCAGAG gtgtgctgctgctgcctcagTCCAGGGAAGGCCATGCTGGTGTTCGCTGGGACCTCCGTGGGGTCAGTAGTGCTGTGGGACCTGCGGGAGCCTTCCAGTAGCCACTACAGCCTGACGATAGGAGAGAGCGACTGGACACTGCGCTACCCCACCTTTTCCACTG ATGCTGTGCTCTCAGGGTCTGGTCACCTGTCGGCCGTGCAGTCAGTGGAGCCTGTCAGCGTTCCTGTGTCTGAGGGACTCAGACCAGAGCTCCCCCTACTGGCAAACCAAGAAG AATCCTTGGGGTTGTCCTTCCAGTTAGCCTCTCTTGATGAAAAAGGGGTGCTTAATCTCTGG GTGGTTGTGGAGCTTCCCAAATCCAGTGATGCTGGATCACAGACTGATCTGG GGTTGAGGCCCGGAGGGAAGGTGAAACTGCTCCACAGCTCCTCTCTGCAGACATGTGACTCAGG GTCCTCCCCTCATGATCTTGGTCATCCAGGACCACTCCAGGCCCTGCTGCTGAAATTCCTCCCCTCTGACTCCAGCCACTACTTCATCGGCACAAACATG GGTGTAGTAAACCATGGGACCAGGCATGGCCTGAAGGCCCCACCTAAGTTCtactgccccctggtggctggcttTAGGCCTGTGCAGGTCAGCTCTCTGGAGTTCTGCCCCAGCGGACAGCCCCACTTCCTG GTGGGCTGTGATGATGGCAGTGTACGGTTACACTCAGTCCAGAGCGAGCAGCCCCTGTTAGAGTGGACTGGCAGCACTGCAGGGGAGGAGGTGGTCTCGGTCCAGTGGGCTCTGACCCGGCCTGCTGTTTTCTGTGTGCTGGATGCCGCGTCCTGTCTGCACATCTGGGATCTGGTGGAAGACGATCAGAGGCCTGTCCTCACTGAGAGGATTGATGTCGACAG GGTGACCACCATGGCTGTGTTTGGAGACCCTGCAAAGCAGAACACATACTCTGGCATCGCGCTGGCAAAGCATTCTGGGAGGATTGAAATTCATTATCTCAGGAAGCGGTTCACTGTGCCTACCCCTGCTGACAGCGAGAAGCTGGACAGCCTCATACAAGACGCTTTTTAA
- the dync2i1 gene encoding cytoplasmic dynein 2 intermediate chain 1 isoform X1 has translation MRRSEDERRHRSGVSVDRRHRDRDREERRDGERLKEREQKERTKHRELERDKDLDRRREDSREKMDERNERERERRKDREKDRGLDTDRYRDGERGSKDRRYDRAEKENREKERERERYKETMSEREKEKERDRRRAEKERDRRSDRDRKKDEDRDIARDVAKMRLQDGEMETERDRRERHRSRGYMKETEHHREGKDKNRERDRKEWHGDREQSGYREGREHRREKEEEERRRRDRDLRVRGGGEMRDSERERRHREQKGSEGRIHGDRDRDQERERKERDRHREKRHGEESDQTKREIQNTASSHKHRDHRGDKEVENEEKTSGEDYEEVDYEEDFEKMDYEEDFEDVDEDEHGSEEEKEEADKDLSPERREEIRAIQRAMDEENERVGSSQSRPTTQESLPPSTDTQTRQSRPQRGVIDFVSAKRREVNQKVSSRQKKRSAELLRMIDLDFSVTFSLLDLPPVNEYDMYIKSFGTTNTRQAYVQCNEDNTDREVQTEETDMSDKWTQHPAEFSVSCGGPDHSQNAVGDTALRTNFDSRRLVSFLRSATQVMSVLLEEDRAEKHALTRLKSQSDSLSFSDGCLQLNTRLPFLHGRQVSHLHFSDAQRQTLLSVHAPSSMSSAIRLDSQSIICLWNIWEPSRPQKILVYESEVCCCCLSPGKAMLVFAGTSVGSVVLWDLREPSSSHYSLTIGESDWTLRYPTFSTDAVLSGSGHLSAVQSVEPVSVPVSEGLRPELPLLANQEESLGLSFQLASLDEKGVLNLWVVVELPKSSDAGSQTDLGLRPGGKVKLLHSSSLQTCDSGSSPHDLGHPGPLQALLLKFLPSDSSHYFIGTNMGVVNHGTRHGLKAPPKFYCPLVAGFRPVQVSSLEFCPSGQPHFLVGCDDGSVRLHSVQSEQPLLEWTGSTAGEEVVSVQWALTRPAVFCVLDAASCLHIWDLVEDDQRPVLTERIDVDRVTTMAVFGDPAKQNTYSGIALAKHSGRIEIHYLRKRFTVPTPADSEKLDSLIQDAF, from the exons ATGCGACGCAGTGAGGATGAAAGGAGACACAGGAGTGGAGTATCTGTGGACCGTCGACATCGAGACCGTGAtcgggaagagagaagagatggagagagactgaaggagagagaacaaaaagagCGAACAAAGCATAGAGAGCTGGAGAGGGACAAGGATCTggacagaagaagagaggacTCCAGAGAGAAGATGGATGAGAGAAATGAACGAGAAAGAGAACGAcgaaaggacagagagaaagacagagggctAGACACTGACAGgtacagagatggagagagaggaagtaaaGATAGAAGATATGACAGAGCAGAGAAGGAGAATAGAGAAAAAGAACGGGAGCGAGAGAGATATAAGGAAACAATgtcagagagggaaaaagagaaggagagggaccgaagaagagcagagaaagagagggatcgaaggagtgacagagacagaaagaaagatgagGATAGAGACATTGCAAGAGATGTTGCTAAAATGAGATTacaggatggagagatggaaacagagcgagataggagagagagacacaggtcTAGGGGCTACATGAAAGAGACTGAGCAccacagagagggaaaggacaaaaacagagaaagagacagaaaagaatGGCATGGCGACAGAGAACAATCTGGATACAGAGAAGGCCGGG aacacagaagagagaaagaggaggaagagagaagaagacgcGACCGAGACCTGCGTGTAAGG GGTGGAGGTGAGATGCGAGATTCAGAACGGGAGCGACGCCACCGCGAACAGAAGGGTTCTGAGGGTCGTATCCATGGTGACAGGGATCGAGaccaggaaagagagaggaaggaacgAGACCGGCATCGGGAGAAGAGACACGGGGAAGAATCGGATCAGACGAAGAGGGAAATCCAAAACACAGCATCTAGTCATAAGCACCGAGACCACAGAGGAGATAAAGAG gttgaaaatgaagaaaaaacatCGGGTGAGGACTATGAGGAGGTGGATTATGAGGAGGATTTTGAG AAAATG GACTATGAGGAGGATTTTGAGGATGTTGATGAAGATGAGCATGGTTCTgaagaggaaaaagaagaggCCGATAAAGACCTTagcccagagaggagagaggagatccGAGCCATCCAGAGGGCCATGGAtgaggagaatgagagagtgggaTCCTCACAGTCACGGCCCACGACGCAGGAGAGCTTGCCGCCCagtacag ACACTCAGACAAGACAAAGTCGTCCACAAAGAGGAGTCATAGATTTTGTTTCTGCAAAGCGTCGTGAGGTCAACCAGAAGGTGTCTAGCAGACAGAA GAAGCGCAGTGCTGAGCTGCTTCGGATGATTGATCTGGACTTTTCCGTTACCTTCTCCCTTCTTGACCTGCCGCCTGTCAACGAGTATGACATGTACATCAAAAGCTTTGGGACCACAAACACCAgacag GCTTATGTCCAGTGCAATGAagacaacacagacagagaggtgcAAACTGAAGAGACTGACATGAGTGACAAGTGGACGCAGCATCCAGCTGAATTCAGCGTATCATGTGGAG GACCGGACCATTCCCAGAATGCTGTGGGTGACACCGCCCTCAGGACAAATTTTGACTCCCGGCGCCTAGTGTCCTTCCTGCGCTCTGCAACACAG GTGATGTCTGTGCTTCTGGAGGAGGACCGGGCCGAGAAACACGCGCTGACCAGGCTCAAGTCCCAGTCTGACTCGCTGTCCTTCAGCGACGGCTGCCTGCAGCTTAACACCAGGCTGCCCTTCTTGCACG GTCGACAGGTCAGCCACCTCCACTTCTCTGATGCCCAGCGGCAGACCCTTCTCTCCGTCCATGCCCCATCCAGCATGTCCAGTGCCATACGCTTGGACTCCCAGAGCATCATCTGCTTGTGGAACATCTGGGAGCCTTCCAGGCCTCAGAAGATCCTGGTCTACGAGTCAGAG gtgtgctgctgctgcctcagTCCAGGGAAGGCCATGCTGGTGTTCGCTGGGACCTCCGTGGGGTCAGTAGTGCTGTGGGACCTGCGGGAGCCTTCCAGTAGCCACTACAGCCTGACGATAGGAGAGAGCGACTGGACACTGCGCTACCCCACCTTTTCCACTG ATGCTGTGCTCTCAGGGTCTGGTCACCTGTCGGCCGTGCAGTCAGTGGAGCCTGTCAGCGTTCCTGTGTCTGAGGGACTCAGACCAGAGCTCCCCCTACTGGCAAACCAAGAAG AATCCTTGGGGTTGTCCTTCCAGTTAGCCTCTCTTGATGAAAAAGGGGTGCTTAATCTCTGG GTGGTTGTGGAGCTTCCCAAATCCAGTGATGCTGGATCACAGACTGATCTGG GGTTGAGGCCCGGAGGGAAGGTGAAACTGCTCCACAGCTCCTCTCTGCAGACATGTGACTCAGG GTCCTCCCCTCATGATCTTGGTCATCCAGGACCACTCCAGGCCCTGCTGCTGAAATTCCTCCCCTCTGACTCCAGCCACTACTTCATCGGCACAAACATG GGTGTAGTAAACCATGGGACCAGGCATGGCCTGAAGGCCCCACCTAAGTTCtactgccccctggtggctggcttTAGGCCTGTGCAGGTCAGCTCTCTGGAGTTCTGCCCCAGCGGACAGCCCCACTTCCTG GTGGGCTGTGATGATGGCAGTGTACGGTTACACTCAGTCCAGAGCGAGCAGCCCCTGTTAGAGTGGACTGGCAGCACTGCAGGGGAGGAGGTGGTCTCGGTCCAGTGGGCTCTGACCCGGCCTGCTGTTTTCTGTGTGCTGGATGCCGCGTCCTGTCTGCACATCTGGGATCTGGTGGAAGACGATCAGAGGCCTGTCCTCACTGAGAGGATTGATGTCGACAG GGTGACCACCATGGCTGTGTTTGGAGACCCTGCAAAGCAGAACACATACTCTGGCATCGCGCTGGCAAAGCATTCTGGGAGGATTGAAATTCATTATCTCAGGAAGCGGTTCACTGTGCCTACCCCTGCTGACAGCGAGAAGCTGGACAGCCTCATACAAGACGCTTTTTAA
- the dync2i1 gene encoding cytoplasmic dynein 2 intermediate chain 1 isoform X3 yields the protein MRRSEDERRHRSGVSVDRRHRDRDREERRDGERLKEREQKERTKHRELERDKDLDRRREDSREKMDERNERERERRKDREKDRGLDTDRYRDGERGSKDRRYDRAEKENREKERERERYKETMSEREKEKERDRRRAEKERDRRSDRDRKKDEDRDIARDVAKMRLQDGEMETERDRRERHRSRGYMKETEHHREGKDKNRERDRKEWHGDREQSGYREGREHRREKEEEERRRRDRDLRGGGEMRDSERERRHREQKGSEGRIHGDRDRDQERERKERDRHREKRHGEESDQTKREIQNTASSHKHRDHRGDKEVENEEKTSGEDYEEVDYEEDFEKMDYEEDFEDVDEDEHGSEEEKEEADKDLSPERREEIRAIQRAMDEENERVGSSQSRPTTQESLPPSTDTQTRQSRPQRGVIDFVSAKRREVNQKVSSRQKKRSAELLRMIDLDFSVTFSLLDLPPVNEYDMYIKSFGTTNTRQAYVQCNEDNTDREVQTEETDMSDKWTQHPAEFSVSCGGPDHSQNAVGDTALRTNFDSRRLVSFLRSATQVMSVLLEEDRAEKHALTRLKSQSDSLSFSDGCLQLNTRLPFLHGRQVSHLHFSDAQRQTLLSVHAPSSMSSAIRLDSQSIICLWNIWEPSRPQKILVYESEVCCCCLSPGKAMLVFAGTSVGSVVLWDLREPSSSHYSLTIGESDWTLRYPTFSTDAVLSGSGHLSAVQSVEPVSVPVSEGLRPELPLLANQEESLGLSFQLASLDEKGVLNLWVVVELPKSSDAGSQTDLGLRPGGKVKLLHSSSLQTCDSGSSPHDLGHPGPLQALLLKFLPSDSSHYFIGTNMGVVNHGTRHGLKAPPKFYCPLVAGFRPVQVSSLEFCPSGQPHFLVGCDDGSVRLHSVQSEQPLLEWTGSTAGEEVVSVQWALTRPAVFCVLDAASCLHIWDLVEDDQRPVLTERIDVDRVTTMAVFGDPAKQNTYSGIALAKHSGRIEIHYLRKRFTVPTPADSEKLDSLIQDAF from the exons ATGCGACGCAGTGAGGATGAAAGGAGACACAGGAGTGGAGTATCTGTGGACCGTCGACATCGAGACCGTGAtcgggaagagagaagagatggagagagactgaaggagagagaacaaaaagagCGAACAAAGCATAGAGAGCTGGAGAGGGACAAGGATCTggacagaagaagagaggacTCCAGAGAGAAGATGGATGAGAGAAATGAACGAGAAAGAGAACGAcgaaaggacagagagaaagacagagggctAGACACTGACAGgtacagagatggagagagaggaagtaaaGATAGAAGATATGACAGAGCAGAGAAGGAGAATAGAGAAAAAGAACGGGAGCGAGAGAGATATAAGGAAACAATgtcagagagggaaaaagagaaggagagggaccgaagaagagcagagaaagagagggatcgaaggagtgacagagacagaaagaaagatgagGATAGAGACATTGCAAGAGATGTTGCTAAAATGAGATTacaggatggagagatggaaacagagcgagataggagagagagacacaggtcTAGGGGCTACATGAAAGAGACTGAGCAccacagagagggaaaggacaaaaacagagaaagagacagaaaagaatGGCATGGCGACAGAGAACAATCTGGATACAGAGAAGGCCGGG aacacagaagagagaaagaggaggaagagagaagaagacgcGACCGAGACCTGCGT GGTGGAGGTGAGATGCGAGATTCAGAACGGGAGCGACGCCACCGCGAACAGAAGGGTTCTGAGGGTCGTATCCATGGTGACAGGGATCGAGaccaggaaagagagaggaaggaacgAGACCGGCATCGGGAGAAGAGACACGGGGAAGAATCGGATCAGACGAAGAGGGAAATCCAAAACACAGCATCTAGTCATAAGCACCGAGACCACAGAGGAGATAAAGAG gttgaaaatgaagaaaaaacatCGGGTGAGGACTATGAGGAGGTGGATTATGAGGAGGATTTTGAG AAAATG GACTATGAGGAGGATTTTGAGGATGTTGATGAAGATGAGCATGGTTCTgaagaggaaaaagaagaggCCGATAAAGACCTTagcccagagaggagagaggagatccGAGCCATCCAGAGGGCCATGGAtgaggagaatgagagagtgggaTCCTCACAGTCACGGCCCACGACGCAGGAGAGCTTGCCGCCCagtacag ACACTCAGACAAGACAAAGTCGTCCACAAAGAGGAGTCATAGATTTTGTTTCTGCAAAGCGTCGTGAGGTCAACCAGAAGGTGTCTAGCAGACAGAA GAAGCGCAGTGCTGAGCTGCTTCGGATGATTGATCTGGACTTTTCCGTTACCTTCTCCCTTCTTGACCTGCCGCCTGTCAACGAGTATGACATGTACATCAAAAGCTTTGGGACCACAAACACCAgacag GCTTATGTCCAGTGCAATGAagacaacacagacagagaggtgcAAACTGAAGAGACTGACATGAGTGACAAGTGGACGCAGCATCCAGCTGAATTCAGCGTATCATGTGGAG GACCGGACCATTCCCAGAATGCTGTGGGTGACACCGCCCTCAGGACAAATTTTGACTCCCGGCGCCTAGTGTCCTTCCTGCGCTCTGCAACACAG GTGATGTCTGTGCTTCTGGAGGAGGACCGGGCCGAGAAACACGCGCTGACCAGGCTCAAGTCCCAGTCTGACTCGCTGTCCTTCAGCGACGGCTGCCTGCAGCTTAACACCAGGCTGCCCTTCTTGCACG GTCGACAGGTCAGCCACCTCCACTTCTCTGATGCCCAGCGGCAGACCCTTCTCTCCGTCCATGCCCCATCCAGCATGTCCAGTGCCATACGCTTGGACTCCCAGAGCATCATCTGCTTGTGGAACATCTGGGAGCCTTCCAGGCCTCAGAAGATCCTGGTCTACGAGTCAGAG gtgtgctgctgctgcctcagTCCAGGGAAGGCCATGCTGGTGTTCGCTGGGACCTCCGTGGGGTCAGTAGTGCTGTGGGACCTGCGGGAGCCTTCCAGTAGCCACTACAGCCTGACGATAGGAGAGAGCGACTGGACACTGCGCTACCCCACCTTTTCCACTG ATGCTGTGCTCTCAGGGTCTGGTCACCTGTCGGCCGTGCAGTCAGTGGAGCCTGTCAGCGTTCCTGTGTCTGAGGGACTCAGACCAGAGCTCCCCCTACTGGCAAACCAAGAAG AATCCTTGGGGTTGTCCTTCCAGTTAGCCTCTCTTGATGAAAAAGGGGTGCTTAATCTCTGG GTGGTTGTGGAGCTTCCCAAATCCAGTGATGCTGGATCACAGACTGATCTGG GGTTGAGGCCCGGAGGGAAGGTGAAACTGCTCCACAGCTCCTCTCTGCAGACATGTGACTCAGG GTCCTCCCCTCATGATCTTGGTCATCCAGGACCACTCCAGGCCCTGCTGCTGAAATTCCTCCCCTCTGACTCCAGCCACTACTTCATCGGCACAAACATG GGTGTAGTAAACCATGGGACCAGGCATGGCCTGAAGGCCCCACCTAAGTTCtactgccccctggtggctggcttTAGGCCTGTGCAGGTCAGCTCTCTGGAGTTCTGCCCCAGCGGACAGCCCCACTTCCTG GTGGGCTGTGATGATGGCAGTGTACGGTTACACTCAGTCCAGAGCGAGCAGCCCCTGTTAGAGTGGACTGGCAGCACTGCAGGGGAGGAGGTGGTCTCGGTCCAGTGGGCTCTGACCCGGCCTGCTGTTTTCTGTGTGCTGGATGCCGCGTCCTGTCTGCACATCTGGGATCTGGTGGAAGACGATCAGAGGCCTGTCCTCACTGAGAGGATTGATGTCGACAG GGTGACCACCATGGCTGTGTTTGGAGACCCTGCAAAGCAGAACACATACTCTGGCATCGCGCTGGCAAAGCATTCTGGGAGGATTGAAATTCATTATCTCAGGAAGCGGTTCACTGTGCCTACCCCTGCTGACAGCGAGAAGCTGGACAGCCTCATACAAGACGCTTTTTAA